From a single Capsicum annuum cultivar UCD-10X-F1 chromosome 12, UCD10Xv1.1, whole genome shotgun sequence genomic region:
- the LOC107850866 gene encoding heat stress transcription factor A-5, which yields MDVISPAAAAGGGGGGGGGGPAPFLLKTYEMVDDTQTDDIVSWTPTGHSFVVWNPPEFARILLPTYFKHNNFSSFIRQLNTYGFRKIDPERWEFANEDFLKDQKHLLKNIHRRKPIHSHSHPPGSAVDPERAAFEEEIDKLSREKSGLEANVVRFRQQQSAAKLQLEELTGRVGSIEQRQESLLTFVEKAIQNPDFVERLAQKLESMDISAFSKKRRLPQIDSTQPVQESMSVDNHSSSRVEFGNLCHQDFSNKLTLELSPAVSDINVLSCSTQSSNEDGGSPHRRISEGWSREVQLQTGGVLYTPEAIELSDTGTSFTLKIDSSLPRTSSNVEHSRLHSLPQSLTSNEEVDGHISCQLNLSLASCLSQVDKNQYSERMPQIGQEIGKHSESQSDANDKTPPTNDKPLPPSHDATGNKQGPAAAAPVRVNDVFWEQFLTERPGCSDNEEASSSYRGNSYDEQDERKSNQGVASNTRKVQHLTL from the exons ATGGACGTAATTTCTCCAGCGGCGGCGGCAGGTGGCGGCGGCGGCGGCGGCGGCGGAGGTCCGGCGCCGTTTTTGTTGAAGACATATGAGATGGTGGATGATACCCAAACGGACGACATCGTATCATGGACTCCGACCGGACACAGTTTTGTCGTGTGGAATCCACCGGAATTTGCAAGAATTCTTCTTCCTACGTATTTTAAACACAACAATTTCTCCAGTTTCATTCGACAGCTCAACACCTAC GGCTTCCGGAAGATTGATCCAGAAAGATGGGAATTTGCCAATGAGGATTTTCTGAAAGACCAGAAGCATTTACTTAAGAACATTCATCGTAGAAAACCCATTCACAGCCATAGTCACCCTCCAGGTTCCGCAGTTGATCCAGAAAGAGCTGCATTTGAGGAAGAGATTGATAAGCTTTCACGTGAGAAGTCTGGGCTCGAGGCTAATGTCGTAAGGTTCAGACAGCAACAATCTGCTGCAAAACTTCAACTAGAAGAACTAACTGGGCGGGTTGGCAGTATAGAGCAAAGGCAGGAGAGTTTACTGACATTTGTCGAGAAGGCAATTCAAAATCCGGACTTTGTTGAGCGTCTTGCTCAGAAACTCGAATCCATGGATATCTCTGCATTTAGTAAGAAGAGGCGATTGCCTCAAATTGACAGCACTCAACCAGTTCAAGAAAGTATGTCGGTGGACAACCATAGCAGTTCTAGAGTCGAGTTTGGGAACCTTTGCCATCAAGACTTCTCAAATAAGCTCACGCTTGAATTGTCACCTGCTGTTTCAGATATCAATGTTCTTTCATGCAGCACCCAAAGTTCGAACGAAGATGGCGGAAGCCCACATAGGAGAATATCTGAAGGATGGTCCAGAGAAGTACAACTTCAAACGGGTGGAGTACTGTATACCCCTGAAGCaatagaactatcagatacagggACGTCATTTACATTAAAGATAGATTCATCTTTGCCGCGTACTTCAAGCAACGTTGAACACTCGAGACTGCATTCCTTGCCACAAAGCCTGACATCCAACGAGGAAGTTGACGGTCACATTTCCTGCCAACTGAATCTTTCTTTGGCTTCATGCCTTTCACAAGTCGATAAAAATCAATATTCAGAGAGGATGCCTCAAATCGGTCAAGAGATAGGTAAACATTCTGAATCACAGTCTGATGCCAATGACAAAACCCCTCCTACCAATGACAAACCTTTGCCACCTTCACACGATGCAACCGGCAACAAGCAAGGCCCTGCAGCAGCTGCTCCAGTTCGCGTGAACGATGTGTTCTGGGAACAATTCCTAACGGAAAGACCAGGCTGCTCGGATAACGAAGAAGCTAGCTCTAGTTACAGAGGGAACTCGTACGACGAGCAAGATGAGAGAAAATCAAATCAAGGAGTTGCTAGTAACACAAGAAAGGTGCAACATCTTACCCTTTGA